agaatgatggaagccactgtgttcttggggaccttcaatactgcagacattttttggtaaccttccctagatctgtgcctcgacacaatcctgcttTGACTACAATCCtactcaactgtgggaccttatatacacaggcgtgtgcctttccaaatcatgtgcaatccattgaatataccacaggtggactccaatcaagttgtagaaacatcttaaggatgatcaatggaaacaggatgcacctgagggtctgaatacttatgcaaataaggcatttccatttttttatttgaaaaaacccagtctttgctttgtcattatggggtttggggtgtagattgatgaggaaatgtttttatttaatgcattttagaataaggcttcaacgtaacaaaatgtggaaaaaggggaaggggtctgaatactttccaaatgcattgtacaTAGGTATTATATGTACATAGGCAGGGAGCTCCTgtacattttgtaaatatttgtataattaatacatttttatgGCATTTCTGTTTTTAGGATGAACAGTTAATGTCATCAGAGTCCTCCATGGAGTTTAAAGACTAAAGCTGGCAAGTAATTTGTTCGTTTGGCTCGCTATCTAATGTCAGCTGGCTAGCTGGCAATTGTTTTGATTCAAATGCCAGTCATGTGTCCAGAGGTTGAGGATGGAGAGAAGACCAAAATAAATATGGCTGAGGTGTGCAGTGATGAGGATTGTAAGGAGGACTGAGTTACAAGGCTACTCTTGAATTATTATTGAAATGTGGTGTGCTTTCAGGTGCCACGTGACTGCTGTAGCTTCACCCAAGTCGGTGCTTCATTTTGGTAGTAGTGAAGGACTAGCTAGGTTTACCTACTGTGGAGTCCACAAACGGTGGTGCATGAGTTCCAACTTCATCCAAGTCCTACTACAGTATGGAGAAGCCACACAGACAGCGAGCCACCTTGGTCCTTGATGACACCATGCTGCCTGCTTGCCCCGAGACTTGCTCCAGAGACCGTATTTGCTTGCTTTCCCCCTTTGACCACCTCCCTCCAATGATCACTCAAGCCATGAACATTCCAACCTTCTTATGACCTTCTTATGACCTTCCATCTCATGTTTTTGATTTCTAAAATGCTTGTCTTTTTGTGTTGCTAAAGTGCTTTTAGATTCTTTATGTAATGAATAGCACTATAAAAAGTTGAATAAATGATTATGATTActtcaatggcaatgtccatgcaaAAACAGGATCACTTTGGGTTCACAGAATGTGTAATTTTGCCTATTAAACACAAAACGTTGTTCAAATTGagaattagggggggggggggggggtttgcaaAAACattagtgtgtagttccagtagtttgCTGCACCGCTACAtggcaaaaaatgtattaaactaCTGAAAACACACCCAATAATTTaattcaactaccaccaagctactgcaaaccGTAGTTTAATTCAtggttgaactacatgtagttatTATGtcaattgtatttctatggttgaATTTGCATTGAATCAAATGAATCAGAACCAATCATTTGCCGGGTTGCTGCTGATCAGTGATGTAGCATTGCCCTCTAGTGCATGAATCTGGATCTTaagatatttttattttatttatttatttaaactttatttaacgaggcaagtcagttaagaacaaattcttatttacaatgacggcctaccaaaagaccTCTTGTGGGGACTGGGGCCTGggatcattttttaaataaaaaaatactaaatataggacaaaacacatcacaacaagagagacaacacagcacaacaaagcgagacctaagacaacatagcaaggcagaaacaaatgacaacacagcatggtagcaacacaacatggtagcagcacaaaacatggtacaaacattattgggcacagacaacagcacaaaggtcaagaaggtagagacaacaatacatcacacaaagcagccacaactgtcagtaagagtgtccatgattgagtctttcaatgaagagattgagataaaactgtccagtttgagtgtttgttgcagctcgttccagtcgctagctgcagcaaaccgaaaagaggagcgacccagggatgtgtgcgctttggggacctttagcagaatgtgactggcagaacgggtgttgtatgtggaggatgaggctgcagtagatatctcagatagggggagtgaggcctaagagggttttataaataagcataagCCAGTGTGTCTTGAGACGGGTATACAGAGacgaccagtttacagaggagtatagagtgcagtgatgtgtcctataaggaccATTGGTGGCAAACCTGAAGGCCGAatagtaaagaacatctagccgctcgagagcacccttacatgccgatctataaatgatgtctttgtaatctagcatgggtacgatagtcatctgaatcagggttagtttggcagctggggtgaaagagggattacgatagaggaaaccaaatctagatttaactttagcctgcagctttggtATGTGccgagagaaggacagtgtaccgtctagacATACTCCCCAGTACTTGTATAAGGTATGGCAGATATGGCAAGGAATACATATTTTTTCCCACTTTCATTGAAGGGGTTTATTCTCTTCCAATTCTAAACAAAACCATTGCAGTTAAACACTTTAGGTAAAATATTTACATATGAACAAGTGTCTGTGCAAAATGTACTCAAACTAAGGGAGACATGCTATGCttccaatccccccccccccccccccccccccctcttactTTTATTTCTTTGTAAGAGACAAATATGAAAAGGTATCGAACAATCTGCATCTAAAATCAAAGTGATCTGGAAAAAAAATACAGAGCTCTAGCTAGGGCTGTCCAATGAGGCATCGGAACAGAAGCACCGATTATTGGGCAGATAGGAAAGCTTTAAAAAACATAACATCCTCGTTCACACTAATATTAAATATCATCAGAATCTCACTAGAAAAAGGTACAACGTTTGCATGTTTTGAGGTTTAGAATAGAACATTATCCCCACTAATAAGTTATTTGAGAAAAGGGTAGTAGAATACATGCAGTCCTTAAAAGACGTCCTCGTGATTGAACTTTTCCTGTTGAACAGCGATATCCCATTAGTATAAATGCAGTAAAAGTACACACGTTAAAGGGTATTAAAAAAAGTTCAGTAAAATAGTGTTGTTTAGACACGACTGCACACTTAAAAGGAGTTGCTCTGATGGTGACTTTGATGTCATCGGCCTCTGTCCTGAGcaatagaaaaaaaaaacaaaaaaaaagccaCCCCCCCCTCACTTGACCCATGTCATGAGgatacctggaccacctattgagatgtgccttttgttaagtaaatcaggtgttaaatcAATTCAAGAGAAGCTCAAACAAAAAACTGAAGAGACAAAAATCTACTGCGTCAGATTTCAGCAGGAGTCAGAGTCACTGCGGTGCTGTTTAAGATCAGATACAAATATACGGCTTATTTTGTCAGGAAGGAAACTCAGTAGACAAGTGGTTCcaaaccttttttggttactgaaccaccaactgaattttgctctgccttaagtacccctgaagtaccccctcatgtgcatttgaccagtaggcctatggtctcatgagtcgtctcaagtaccccctgtggatagaccaagcacccccaggggtcctagtacctctggttgggaaccactgcagtAGACAAGCAGAAAGAGGCCAATAGAATAACTATCACAAAACAAAGATATTGTTCTTAACATCCATTAGAAACACAGCTGATTCATTCTTTAAAACATGGTTTCATATAAACAGACTTGTAAAATGACTTGGAATGTGTACAACTGTCATTTGCAACTACAAAATGGCCTTCCAAGtaaaatgtataataatataatgCAAATATTTACTTCTTTACACTTTAATTACAACGGAattctaaaaattaaaaaaaaagtaaataaaacatttataaaaacctagAACATGTGAGAGTCCCAGGAATGCTCTGGGGGAAGGTGGAGTGTAGAGGGAGCAGTTAGGCATAGAACTAGATGGAGAACAAAAGGACAACCAGAGTACACAGTGGAGACAAACGTTCCATTCATTTTGGTCAGATCCATTCACTGTGACCTGGAGAAGCATGATATCCATTTATCACTGTCCCATCCCTCTTATCCAATTCTAGGGTAGATACCTTTTTGTCTGGGCTCTCTATTTGAGGGAGTTGCTATAGTGGATGCGAGAGTGACAGCTCTCCGGTCTGTCTCTATGGGGTGTATTTTTAAGGAAGCTTCTGTCGATGAAGTGGGagtgactggtctctctctcattctccagaCAGAAGAGCATGTCCCTGGGGTCGACAGGAGTGATGCTCTGGCGGGTAAATTGTCTGGACGCTCCAGAACTAGCTCTACCAGACGCAGAGGGACATGACCCAGAGCCCTGAGAGAGGGCGACAGTCAGAGAACAATAGAGGTAGTTTGAGGGGGGAAAGAGACAAAGGGGCAGAGAGGTGAGAGGGCGAAATTGAAATAAAAACAAAGCAAGACAAAGAGATTGTGTAAGGCTGCAAGTAAGTGAGCGAGCGAGAATGAAAGACAGCTAATAATGTGAATTAAATACAGAAAGAAACATCACACTGTGAGGAAAGGAGGATACCATGTTCTCAGCTCCAGCGGCTGCAGCCTCCATTTCCCTCATCTTCCTGGGGCCGACAATTGCCAGTGCCATCAGGTTAGCTTCCTTCGATCTCAACTGAAACAGCTCCTGCATCTGGAGAAACACGtgtgagatacacacacacacccctattaTGGACACTCCAGAGACACACAGTATTTTGTTATGCCAAATTCTCTTATCTCTAACCTCTTTGGCTTTCTGTTTCAACCGCAGCTGCTCAGGGTCTTCCTGACGAGATCGAGACTGAAAGGACACCCAACAGAAAAGAGATCAGAGTGGATCAAGTGGGTCTCCAGAATAAAGTCATTCATTCTCACTTCTCCCCACTAGTGGCCCTGAAAGTCAAATATAAAAAGGGAGTGATAGTGGAATTGGTCTGTGCTTCTGATACAATTCCAGTACCTTTGCTGCCTTTCATCAGAATCTCACTCTCATAacttgtttttttgctctgacattcactgtcaactgtgggaacttaacatgtgtgtgcctttcatgtccaatcaattgaatttgccacaggtggactccaatcaaattgtagaaacatcaaggatgatcaatggaaacaggatgcacctgagctcaatttcgagtcacataaagggtctgaatacttatagaaataaggtatctgttaattttttatttaaaaaaaaagctgttttagctttgtcattattgtgtgtaggGCCATGTGAAAagcatagagacagtgcaaaaatacaaataaaatacaagggtcaactcagataTTCCAtgcagccattttgttagctatttagtagtcttgtggcttggggatagaagctgttcgggAGTCTGTTGGAGTCAGATGATGCACCAGTACCGCTTAccatgcggaagcagagagaacagtctatggcttgggtggctggagtctttcattattttctgggccttcctttcacaccgcctgatgtagcgatcctggatggcagggagctcggccccagtgatgtactgggctgtccccAGTACCCCTCTGTAGTAGCATGCGATCGAGGGCGGTGCTATTGTCATACCAAGCAaggatgcagccagtcaagatgctctcaatagaAGAGCTGTACAACTTAGAGGATTTGATTAGGGCAGGTTCCCAAACTGGCGGCCCATGGGCCAAAggtgatttgatttattttgtgtgtgtgtgtttgagggactgtaaaaacaccagcaaatcagctccaagtgattttaattttggtaatctgttccaaagtattcccacacataacaGAGATacatgtgatcgtatacaaaatGTAaagttttacatttttgttttagtcaaatattacatatgtttgggcttcttgctgtcattttgcagtctacaaatgatttgttatgttccggccccctgaccatccactcaatggataaaaaaaaaagagattgcATCATCAAACTAGCCACTTTAGAAATTAATCCATGAAAAATAAACTCCATGATCGCCATCTAGCTGCTATTATGTTTCAAGAGGATGTGGGCAAGAAGTGAATACAGCAGGGATGAGGCAGTGATGAGCCAATGCTCCGTGAGAAAAAAGTGTTCTGATTGtataacattttaaaatccaATTGCAGGGAGAACATCTATCCCATCGtcacagatggagagagattaTCAGCATTCTGTAGATATACTTTTTATTTCTCAGCTCTCAATTTTCAGCTCAGCAGCAACTATTTTACAAACTAGATATTTTATATGGCTATGATCCtttatttatgtcacttgttaaatccacttcaaataaGTGGAGAAGAACTtcaatcagcgtagatgaaggggagtagacaggttaaagaaggatttttaagccttgggacaactgagacatggattgtgtatgtgtgccattcagagatttaagtgcctttaaacggggtatggCACCTACCGccataccccgtttaaaggcacttaaatctctgaatggcacacatacacaatccatgtctcagttgtcccaaggcttaaaaatccttctttaacctgtctactccccttcatctacgctgatCAACTGCTGTTTTCAGCTCTAGCCATAAGTTATGGATGTGATTGAGATCTGGACTCGTTGCTGGCGTTTCTTCTTAAACCATTCCAGGTTGCTTTTGATGTATGTTTGgggttgtcctgctggaagatccaTAACCTTCAACAGAGACACCATTTTTGGACGCCGAGTTGAACATTGCATTCCAAAATACCTTGATAATCTGCTGATTGCATGATGTCTGGCACACATTTAAGGCCCCCCAGTACcagaggcagcaaagcaaccccacaacattaTCGAACCTCTCCCATATTTGACTGTAGGGAGGGTGTTATTTTCTTTGAATGCTTCACTTGGTCATTGGCAAACATAGGAAGACCCCACTGCTGAAGGAAACACAAGAGACTGATTTAACTTAAACCCACATAAACAAGCCTAAATCATGGGGGAAATGTTCTGTGGACCAATGAAACAAAATGCCTATCATTGGCAATACAGATCAGTGCTGCGTTTACTTTCAACCAAATGAATAATTCATTGAAAATAACACCCTCCCTACGATCAAAGATGCAGAGGTTTGATAATGCTGCAGGGTTACTTTGATGCCTCTGGTACTTGAAAGTGCACAAGACATGAAATCAGCAGATGATCTGGTGTTTTGGAGTCCAATGTTCAACTCAGTATCCAAAAACTGAGTCTCCATTGAAGGTTGTGGGTCTTACAGAAGGACAACTCCGAACACACATCAAAAAGCACCCATAAATAGTTCAAGAAGAGATGCTGGACTGTTCTGGTGTGACCAGCGAagagtccagacctgaatcccatTCAAAACCTATGGCAAGAGCTGAAAACAGCAGTTAGTTGGAGCAGTTTGCTGCTGAAAATTGGGTAAAACCTCAAGTAGAAAGGTGCAGCAAGCTCATTGATGGCTACAAGAAGCTTTAGTCTGCAGTCATCTTGGCCAAAGCCTGTGCAACCAAGTACTAGCTccagggtgccaataattttgtccATGCCAAGTCATTTTCTAAATTAAAATTGTGAACTTAATTTTACAAAAACAAAATTGGTTCTGCAATGTTGAATATTCAATAAGGTGTGATGACGTTTTTTTGAAATGCAAACTTATTTCAGAAGAAATATATggaattatttaagaaaagtgACAGGATGTTCATATATTTGTCCAGCACTGTATGGAAAGCAGGGAGGGTCCTCTGGAGtgcagaaagacacagacagaaaggcagacattagaaacagtgcagtaatatggtAATTGGTTAGAATGGTTAGAGAGTTTGGTGAGAGCAAACTGGTGGTGGTGCTGAAGACTGGGTCATGACTTGGTTTTGTTTATTGATTGGTGCGCAGAAGGATTCCTAACCTTGAGGAAAGACACAAGGTAAAGCTGAGGTGAGAAGTTTAGCTCTCTGCATAACCTGCTGGTGAAGTCCTCGGCTTCAATTTTCCCCTCCTGTTGGAAAAAGACAAACACCATCAGAGTTCCTAAGAAATAGCcaaatatacagtatcagtcaaaagtttggacacacctactcattcaagggtttttatttatttttactattttatacattgtagaataataaagaaGACAtaaaaaaactatgaaataagacatatggaatcatgtagtaaccaaaagtgttaaaaaaatcaaaatacattttaaatttcaGATAAGTTTTAGTAGCCAACCTTttccttgatggcagctttgcacactcttggcattctctcaaccagcttcatgaggtagtaacctggaatgcatttcaattaacaggtgtgccttgttaaaagttaatttgtggaatttcaagccttcttaatgcgtttttggcaatcagttgtattgtgacaaggtagggttggtatacagaatatagccctatttggtaaaagatcaagtccatattatggcaagaatagctcaaataagcaaagagaaacgacagtccatcattactttaagacattaagtCAATACGAAAAATTACAAAAACGTTGAAAGTTTCATCAAGTGCAGTCGCTAAAACCATAAAGCACTATGAtaaaactggttctcatgaggaccgccacaggaatagaagacccagagtttcctctgctgcagaggatacgttcattaaaGAAaatgcagtccaaataaatgcttcagagttcaagtaaccgaCATATCaacttcaactgttcagaggagactgcaaagaaaccactactaaaaggacaccaataataagaagagacttgcttgggccaagaaacacgagcaatggtcaTTTGTCCAttagtctggagtccaaatttgagatttttggttccgaccgctgtctttgtgagacacggtgtgagtgaacggatgatctacgCATGTGTAATTCCCACCGTAAGGCATGGAGGACGTGGTgttatggtgctttgctggtggcacagatttatttagaatttaaggcacactacagcgatacaccatctcatctggtttgggcttagtgggactatcatttgtttttcaacaggacaatgacccaacacccctccagcctgtgtaagggctattttaccaaggagagtgatgagtgctgcatcagataacctggccgcCACAATACCCCGACcacaaccaaattgagatggtttgagatgagtcggACCtcagggtgaaggaaaagcagccaacaagtcctcagcatatgtgggaactccttcaagactgttggaaaagcattccaggtgaagctgtttgagagaatgccaagtgtgcaaagctgtcatcaaggcaaagggtggctatttgaattatctcaaatatattttgatttgcttaataCCTCTTATGAATCAAATCCCGTTAACAGGATAGATttgacaacatctggtgaaattgcagagtgcaaaattcaaattacagaaattgtCTCTCATAATTAACACAACAGCCATtggaaacagtggtaggctgaaaaAAAgtgcattttttaaatattttattttaccccgttttctccccaattttgtggtatccaattgtttagtagctactatcttgtctcatcgctacaactcccgtacgggctcgggagagacgaaggttgaaagtcatgagtcctccgatacacaacccaaccgcggcagggtagcctagtggttagagcgttggaccagtaaccggaaagttttaacccattgttcctaggccgtcattgaaaataagaatttgtttgtcctcagggtttcgcctgccatatcagttctgttatactcacagacattattttaacagttgtagaaactttagagtgttttctatccaaatcataTGCACatcctagattctgggcctgagtaacaggcagtttactttgggcacgcttttcatccagacctCAAAATActaccccctatcccaaagaggttttaacacttatttggttactacatgattcaatgtgttatttcatagttatgatgtcttcactattattctacaatatagaaaatagtacaaataaagaaaacccatgaat
This is a stretch of genomic DNA from Oncorhynchus mykiss isolate Arlee chromosome 7, USDA_OmykA_1.1, whole genome shotgun sequence. It encodes these proteins:
- the LOC110527927 gene encoding transcription initiation factor TFIID subunit 4, which encodes MKLVERMPRVCKAAIKEKEGKIEAEDFTSRLCRELNFSPQLYLVSFLKSRSRQEDPEQLRLKQKAKEMQELFQLRSKEANLMALAIVGPRKMREMEAAAAGAENMGSGSCPSASGRASSGASRQFTRQSITPVDPRDMLFCLENERETSHSHFIDRSFLKNTPHRDRPESCHSRIHYSNSLK